Below is a window of Bdellovibrio bacteriovorus DNA.
ATTTGAGTAAACGAAGTGAATGTCGTTTAAAGAAAAATCAGAAGTGACTTCGTCGCCGTATTCGTTTTGACCTTGAGTCGTGAAGTTAAAAGGAACACGTAAAGAAGCACGGCTGTTGGAATCCAATTTGTAGTTCAATGAAAGGTAGCTGTAAGTGTCCATGGAGCGTGTGTCGGTTGCTGTTTTTCCGGGCTTCATGTTTTGTACTGAAGCGATCGAAAAGAACGACATATTCCAGTCATTGAAGCGCCCCGCATCCGTTGAGATCTGAGCACCGAAGTCCTCTCCATCCAAAACCGCCGCAAAAGAGGGGGAAGCCACAAAAAGGCAGGAAAGGGCTAAAGCGAGCGATTTTCTCAACATACGTACTCCTAATATTCCAGTCTGGATCGGGGTGTTTATGCCATAGCGCTGCGCATTGCGCAATATCCAAAGTTTAGACATAGTATGTCTCAACCTAATCCTAAAACTCTTTCGACTTGAGATGAGTCCACAAACCCCTTAGTGTGACGTCATGAAAAATTTACGACTCATTCAAAAATTCATCCTTTGTATCGCCCTTCTAGCTCTGGCTGGATGTGCTGTTTCCTTTAAAAAAGAAAAGTGGGATCTGCCTCCAAAAGCCGCTGATGAAATCAGCGTGATGTCCTTCAACGTCGAGAACCTTTTCGACACAGTAAAAACACCGGGCCACAATGATGAAACCTATTTACCATTGAGTGCGAAAAACGCAGACCCTAAGCTGCGCGAAGCTTGTGTCAAAAATAATGACAGTAGCTACCGCCGTGGCGAGTGCCTCAGCACTGATTGGAGCGAAGAGGCTTTGAATAAGAAACTTGCTAACGTTGCTAAAGTTATTTTAGGCGTTGATGGCAAAGGACCGGATGCTTTGATGATCATGGAAATCGAAAGCGATGTGGTTCTTCATAAATTGAATACAGAGTATTTGAAAGAGGCTGGCTATATCACAGAAGTGATTATTGATGGCCCGGATAAGCGTGGCATCAACTTGGCGTTCTTATCTCGCTTCCCTGTTGTTGGAAAGCCCATCCTGCACCCGGTCCCTTGGAAACCGAAAGAAGAGAAAGACCGCGAGTGGATGGAGCGTTCTCGTCGCATCTTAGAAGTGACGGTGAAAGCTCCAAATGGCGATCCTATCACATTTATGGCGGCGCACTTCCCGTCTCAGGCGAATCCTACTTACTGGCGCCAACAGATTGCGACTTTCGCCACGGACCTTATCAAATCAAAAGGCCCTGATGCCATGGTGGTATTCGGTGGTGACTTAAATATCACGCATGAGGAAGAAAATAACCATCACATCTTCCGCGATATCTTCCAACAAGGTGGCGCCGTTTCTCACTTTGTCGGCTGCAAAGAGTGCCCGGGAACTCACAACTACCGTAAATCTTGGTCTTTCCTTGATGCACACATTTACAGCAAAGCCTTGCTAGCAGACGGCAAAGGCAGTTACCAAATGCTGCCAAACACGATCGATGTGATTCGTTACGATGATGTTCACTTGTCTAAAGGGAAATATCCTAAGCGTTGGGACTATGACAAAATGGAAGGCGTTGCCGACCACTTCCCACTGTATGTGCGTTTGAAGCAGAGAAGTGAAGCAAAGACGCCGGTAAAAGAAGAAGCTCCTGCAAAACCTGCGAAGGAAACAAAGAAAACCAAGGGTAAGAAGTAGATTTCTTTAATTCCTGCTGAGGAGATCGAAAGACCTCTTCAACAAATAAAAAAGCCGCGAAGTTTCGCGGCTTTTTTTTATTTCAGCTTTTGATTTTTTTATTTACCAAATGAAAAGGCGGCTGAAATCAACTGTCGGGCTCTCACCACAAGTCGCTGTCGCGGCTTTGAACTTTGTCCCTTCAACAACGATCTCTGTCTTAGTCAGAATCATGTTTTTAGGTTTCGAACCACCCAAAACCAATTTTCCTTCTGCCGTTGAACAGAACGGATCCAAGATGACATTCAACTCACCTTTAGCAGTGCTTGTGTTAGCTTTTGTGTCGTCTTTCTTTGTAAATACGAATTTACCATCAAACTTTGTGATAGAAGCTTTGCCGCTTTCAAGGCCGGCCGCATCCACTTCAAAGCTCAATTCAGTCTCCATACTTCCTGTGTTGGCTGCTTTATTCAAACGACCGTTCACAGTGCCTTTAGAAACCAAAGATGCTTTGTAAGAGTCCGAACCTTCAACCGCAGTTAAAGTCAGCTTCATGTCGTTTTCAAAAACATTTAAAAACGTGACGCCTTTTTCTTTATCGATAACAGTTTTTGCGTTAACTACAGTCGCAGTAAGTGACTGGATTTTGCCTTCAGCCGTTTTTACCGTCACATTCCACTTTTTATTCAAAGTCGATTTATACTCAACACCCGCGACATCGTAGGAGATGACATCGTTAGCGGCATTCAAAATGACCGAATAACCTTCACCGTCTTTCAAAGCGACTTTATCAGAAATTTTGTATTGAGATTTAAGATCTTTATTTTCTGAAGTGGCCAAACGAACAACATCCAAAACTTCGATGGCTTTATCTGCAAGTACGGTCACACCCGAGTATCCGCCAATTCTAAACTCACCGCCACCGGCAACGGGCTTTCCGGATTTACGGGCATTTTGAGCCTGAATCTTCGCACGCGTGTTCTTATCAGTGACAGAGACATCACGAGGCGTACAAGCCGTTGTTAATAGAGCAGAAGAAACGAATAAAGCAGATAAAATGACGGATGTTTTCATGGCTCGGGAATTTATCCTGAAACAGGGGAAGATTCTAGTGGAACCTCTGCCGCCCTCCGCAAATCTAACCAATTCCTAAAAATTTACAGACGTGTCAAAACAGTAAACAGGCAGCGAAGTCCACCGTTGTTGATTTTAAGCTCTTTAAGAACTTTATAACCCCCCGGCGGGTTCTGGACGCGTTCCTTATCAGGGTAAAGAATACCCAGCCTATCAGGACTATATTGATCGCAAAGAACTTCGACCAGCCCTTTCAGGCCCCCTTTAATAGCTGTGGGTAAACGCTCTCCATAAGGAGGATTTGAAATCAACCACAAAGGCCCTTCGGATTTATACGTGCCATCCAGGGCGTCCTGCGCTTCAAACTCACGGGGAGCTGGGGCAAACAAAGACTTTTGTACATCCTGAATCTGACGCTCGACTTCCGCAAAATTCTTTTCTGCGGCAGGAATCATATCTTCGTTAAGGTCAAAGCCTACGAACTTTTTAAAACCGTAGGTTGCCGGCAGCTCGTAGTTAAATGCGAAGCTTGGGGAAAGAAAAAGTTTAGGGACTTTCTTCCATTTTTGAAAGGCAAAGGGTCTTGCAAATTGGCCGCTCCATAAAGCGCGGGCCTCACTTAATAAAGTTCCGGAGCCCATCATAGGATCCAACAATGTTACTTGAGAAAGTTCAGCCGGAGTCAGGTCTTCCATCATCTCTTTTAAAAGAAAAGCCGCGATGGTTTCTCGGAGAGGCGCTTCGCCTTTAAGGACCGACCATCCGCGCTTATGCAGATGCTCGCCAGTACTGTCCAGACTGATCGTGCAAAGATCGTCATCCATACGAATATAGATAGATCCGCAAATATCTGTGGCGGCAGCACCTTTGAATATTTCATTTAAAGCGGACTCAGCGCTGTCTTGAAGTCGCTTTTCATTGTTCAAGCGACTTTTTTGTGCTGCCACTTCCCACTCAACATTTGCAGAAGTCAGGTACTCTCTCCAAGGCAGGGATTTCATTTTCTGATAGAACTTTGGCAGGTCGCGGGCCTTGAATGAAGCCAT
It encodes the following:
- a CDS encoding endonuclease/exonuclease/phosphatase family protein, with the protein product MKNLRLIQKFILCIALLALAGCAVSFKKEKWDLPPKAADEISVMSFNVENLFDTVKTPGHNDETYLPLSAKNADPKLREACVKNNDSSYRRGECLSTDWSEEALNKKLANVAKVILGVDGKGPDALMIMEIESDVVLHKLNTEYLKEAGYITEVIIDGPDKRGINLAFLSRFPVVGKPILHPVPWKPKEEKDREWMERSRRILEVTVKAPNGDPITFMAAHFPSQANPTYWRQQIATFATDLIKSKGPDAMVVFGGDLNITHEEENNHHIFRDIFQQGGAVSHFVGCKECPGTHNYRKSWSFLDAHIYSKALLADGKGSYQMLPNTIDVIRYDDVHLSKGKYPKRWDYDKMEGVADHFPLYVRLKQRSEAKTPVKEEAPAKPAKETKKTKGKK
- a CDS encoding THUMP domain-containing class I SAM-dependent RNA methyltransferase yields the protein MNRFFVSTPLDYEERTLAEMKEVWPYLLGKDSKTHTLPFPEVEVVQGGLEFETDLFAALQLNFFLKTANRVLLRMASFKARDLPKFYQKMKSLPWREYLTSANVEWEVAAQKSRLNNEKRLQDSAESALNEIFKGAAATDICGSIYIRMDDDLCTISLDSTGEHLHKRGWSVLKGEAPLRETIAAFLLKEMMEDLTPAELSQVTLLDPMMGSGTLLSEARALWSGQFARPFAFQKWKKVPKLFLSPSFAFNYELPATYGFKKFVGFDLNEDMIPAAEKNFAEVERQIQDVQKSLFAPAPREFEAQDALDGTYKSEGPLWLISNPPYGERLPTAIKGGLKGLVEVLCDQYSPDRLGILYPDKERVQNPPGGYKVLKELKINNGGLRCLFTVLTRL